The DNA region GTCGTACCACATGGCAGCTTTGCCTTGGCTATAACGTGTGATGCAGTCGCCGTAGCCGCTGGTGGCGACACCGGGCTGGCCGTAGTTGTTCAATAAGCTGACGTAATCGCTTACCGCTGATTTCACCTGTGGGGAATTCAGCTTTGCGTTCCAGTCCTGGTCGAACCATTGCCCGCCGTAGGTGTTGATCATGGTGTCCAGCGGCGCCATCACCTCACCCCAGCCAGCTAGGCCACGGAGGCAGACGCCGGCAAAATCGTTTTTTGGGTCATTTAGTTTCGCAGCGAAGCCTTTTATGTCATCCCAGGTGGGGTTCGCTGGCATGGTTAGCCCGGCCTTATCGAAAAGGTCTTTGCGGTAGGCGACGAAGGAAGATTCGCCATAAAAAGGTACCGAATAGAGGTTGTTTTGGTAGCTCAGCGCATCCTTGATTGTCGGGATGAAATCGTTGGGATCGTACCCGGCGGTCTTGTCTGCATAGGGCTGCAGGTTAGTGATCCAGCCGTTTTTGCCCACATTTCGGTTTCGTAGTTAGAGATCATCACAACGTCGAAATCACCACCGCCAGTTGCCACAGATGCCACAGATACCACAGATACCGTGATTTTGGCGCGGGCTTCATTTTCCGGAAGCGAAACAAACTTCACGTTGACGTTCGGGTGCGCCTTGCGGAAGTCATCCTGTAGCGAGATGGCGTCTTTCATCTGCGGATTCGACACGATGGCGACCGTAATCTCAGTCTTCGCCGTTGGATCAGCCGAGCAGCCAGTCAAAGCGACCATGGCGATCATGAGTGCTGCCAGGCTTACACCGATCGCTCGAGGCAAGCTACGGCGGCGTAAG from Renibacterium salmoninarum ATCC 33209 includes:
- a CDS encoding extracellular solute-binding protein; the encoded protein is MKSPYQAGLRRRSLPRAIGVSLAALMIAMVALTGCSADPTAKTEITVAIVSNPQMKDAISLQDDFRKAHPNVNVKFVSLPENEARAKITVSVVSVASVATGGGDFDVVMISNYETEMWAKTAGSLTCSPMQTRPPGTIPTISSRQSRMR